The Gemella haemolysans genome includes a region encoding these proteins:
- a CDS encoding HAD family hydrolase, which produces MIGLVFDVDDTLYEQIVPFENAFRSLFDIDIDIEKFYLLSRYYSDVKFEASRNGEMTMDEYHIYRIQEAAKDLGVYLTDEQALSMQRQYKNNQQKLKMSDTTISILELAKKNNVKLGVITNGPSDHQWTKVDALGVEKWIPRENIIVSGDLGINKPDVRIFAAMQEKLQLGVESLYYIGDSLENDIVGANNAGWKSIWINRYNKEYSTGTEIYIKVQNNYELFEIIKEIIEK; this is translated from the coding sequence ATGATTGGTCTTGTTTTTGATGTTGATGATACTTTATATGAACAGATAGTTCCATTTGAAAATGCGTTTAGAAGTCTATTTGATATAGATATTGATATAGAAAAGTTTTATCTCTTGAGTAGATATTATAGTGATGTAAAATTTGAAGCTTCTAGAAATGGTGAGATGACGATGGATGAGTATCATATTTATCGAATCCAAGAAGCGGCAAAAGATTTAGGTGTATACCTAACAGATGAACAGGCTCTTAGTATGCAAAGGCAATATAAGAATAATCAACAAAAATTAAAAATGTCTGATACAACGATAAGTATTTTGGAACTTGCTAAAAAGAATAATGTGAAGTTGGGTGTCATAACTAATGGTCCTAGCGATCATCAATGGACGAAAGTAGATGCTTTAGGCGTTGAAAAATGGATTCCTAGAGAAAATATTATTGTTTCAGGTGATTTAGGAATAAACAAACCAGATGTTAGAATATTTGCTGCTATGCAAGAAAAGTTACAACTAGGAGTTGAATCTTTATATTACATTGGGGATTCTTTAGAAAATGATATAGTTGGAGCGAATAATGCAGGATGGAAATCGATTTGGATAAATCGTTATAATAAAGAATATTCTACAGGTACTGAAATATATATAAAAGTTCAAAACAATTATGAATTGTTTGAAATTATTAAAGAAATAATTGAAAAATAA
- a CDS encoding D-2-hydroxyacid dehydrogenase: MKLVFFNLREDEKSALESWRNAHPEVEIDVYTEELSSANKHLLEGKQGVVLAQNKPFESDVYEYAHEQGIKVFATRSAGFDIYDLELMNKYGIKMTNVPSYSPNAIAEHVLTTALRISRNTNKIQRNLERHNFSWNPGILSRELRTLTVGVIGTGRIGTQAARLFNGLGSKVLGYDVYKNEAAKEVLTYVENLDDLIANSDVITIHMPAIKEYNHMVNDEFISKMKDNSILLNAARGMLVDTKAVLRALDSGKILGAGLDVYENESKYVPKNFEGKEFDDELLQTLIDRDDVIYTPHTAFYTETAIQNLVEGGLEAAVDVITTGTSANAVN; this comes from the coding sequence ATGAAATTAGTATTTTTTAATTTAAGAGAAGATGAAAAGAGTGCTTTAGAAAGTTGGAGAAATGCTCATCCTGAGGTTGAAATTGACGTTTATACAGAGGAACTTTCATCTGCTAATAAACACTTATTAGAAGGAAAGCAAGGTGTAGTTTTAGCGCAAAATAAACCTTTTGAGAGCGACGTATATGAATATGCTCACGAACAAGGAATTAAAGTCTTTGCGACTCGTTCTGCAGGATTTGATATTTATGATTTAGAGTTAATGAACAAATATGGTATTAAAATGACAAACGTACCATCATATTCACCTAATGCAATTGCTGAGCATGTACTTACAACAGCACTTAGAATTAGTAGAAACACTAACAAAATTCAACGTAATTTAGAAAGACATAATTTCTCTTGGAATCCAGGGATTTTATCTCGTGAACTTAGAACTTTAACAGTGGGAGTTATCGGTACTGGAAGAATCGGGACTCAAGCTGCTAGATTATTTAATGGTCTAGGATCTAAAGTTCTAGGATATGATGTTTACAAAAATGAAGCGGCAAAAGAAGTTTTAACTTATGTTGAGAATTTGGATGATTTAATTGCAAATTCTGATGTAATAACTATTCATATGCCAGCTATTAAAGAATATAACCACATGGTAAATGATGAGTTTATCTCTAAAATGAAAGATAACTCAATTTTATTAAATGCTGCTCGTGGTATGTTAGTTGATACTAAGGCTGTGTTACGTGCTTTAGATAGCGGAAAAATTCTTGGAGCAGGATTAGATGTATATGAAAATGAAAGTAAATATGTTCCTAAAAACTTTGAAGGAAAAGAATTCGATGATGAGTTATTGCAAACTCTAATCGATCGCGATGATGTAATTTATACACCACATACAGCGTTTTATACAGAAACTGCAATTCAGAACCTAGTAGAAGGTGGATTAGAAGCTGCTGTAGATGTAATTACGACAGGAACATCAGCGAATGCTGTAAATTAA